The genomic DNA TGACCAGGGCGGCGAGTGAGTGGTGGACGGTAGTGGCCAGCAGGCGGGAGCCGTCGCAGAGCAGGAGATTGAGCCGGGCGGCCGGGGCGTGGTCCAGGACGGCCGCGGCGAACAACCGCAGCGCCGACGCCGGGTCGTCGCCGTAGCCACCGCTCTCCGCGGCGATGACGAGATCGCCGAGCAGCACCCACAGCGCCGCGGCATCGGTGGAAGCTTCCGCTTCCAGCATCCGGGCGGTCTGGAAGAGCCTGGTCTGACCGGCGCGGGTGGCGGCGGCGTCGAGATCGGCGACGACCGCGGTGAGCGTGTGCCGCCAGTCCGGCACGACGCCGTTGTGGCTGGCCGCCCAGCGACCGGTGAGAAACGGAGCGCAGGCGCTGCGCTCGATCGGCATGCCGACGGTGGCCGAACGCACCGAGCCGAGCACCGCGGTCGACTCCAGTTGCCCGAGGACTTCGGTGACCGCGGGGTCGCTCCAGATCGGCTCCCGGTTGCGGTAGCGGCTCACCCGCGGACCGTCCGGGCCGGGACGCCACCAGGCCGCGCCGAACCCGTCGGCGTTGATGGTGCCGCCCTCGCGCATGTCGCGGGGCGCCCACGACTGCCGGTACAGCGAATGCGGGCCACGGGTGAGCAGTTCGCCGACCGCGACCGGCGGGCCGACGTAACCGAGATGCCTGCACATCAGCGCTCCTCCGCTCGCAGGTCGCGCGCCAGCCGGAAGCCGGCGAAGATCTGCCTGCGGATCGGGTGATCCCAGTTGCGGAAGGTGCCGCGACAGGCCACCTGGTCGGTGCCGAACGATCCGCCGCGCAGCACCCGGTAGTCGCCGCCGAAGAACACCTCGGAGTATTCGCGATAAGGGAAGGCGCGGAAGCCCGGATAGGGGTCGAAGCCCGAGGACGTCCATTCCCAGACATCGCCGACCATCTGGTGCGCGCCGGTCGGCGACGCCCCCGCCGGGTAGGCGCCGACCTCGGCGGGTTCCAGATGCCGTTGTCCCAGATTGGCTTTCGACTCGTCCGGGTCGGCCTCACCCCATGGGTACCGGCGGGAGGTTCCGGTGGCCGGGTCGAAGCGGGCCGCCTTCTCCCATTCGGCCTCGGTGGGCAGGCGTTTGCCCGCCCAGCGCGCGAAGGCCTCCGCCTCGAACCAGCACACGTGCACCACCGGCTGCCGGGGCCGAAGCGGGGTGATCGCGCCGAAGACCCGCCGCCACCAACGGCCGTCGCTGTCGCGCTCCCAGAACTGCGGTGCGGTCAGGCAGGCGTTCGTCCGATGCGCCCAGCCGCGTTCGGACCACAGCTCCGGCCGCCGGTAGCCGCCGTCGTCGACGAAGGCCAGGTATTGCTCGTTGGTGACCGGTGCGGCATCGATGACGAAGGCGGGCACGTGCACCGGGTGCGCGGGCCGTTCGTTGTCCAGCGCCCACGGGTCCGCCGAGGTACCCATGACGAATTCGCCGCCGGGCACGATCACCTCGCCGGCGACCTCGGCCCGTGCCGCCGGGGCGGGTGGGGCGGCCAGCACCGGCTCGCCCGCGCGTAGCTGGTGGGTGGCGAGCATGGTCTCGTCGTGTTGCTGCTCGTGCTGGGCGATCATGCCGAAGGCGAAACCGCCCTCGATCAGCGGACCGCCGCGCAGGGGACTGTGGTCCAGCACATCCCAGACCTTGTCGCGCACCGTGCCGACATAGCCGCGGGCCTGGGCGGGATCGAGCAGCGGCAGCGCCGGACGGTTCGCCCTGGCGTGTTTGAAGGCGTCGTAGAGCTCGTCGATATCGGCGCGTACGGCCGCCCGGCCACCCACGTCGCGGACGAGCCACAACTCCTCCTGATTGCCGATATGCGCCAGATCCCAGACCAGCGGGCTCATCAGCGGGGAATGCTGGGCGATCAGGTCGCTCTCGTCCACGGCGTCGGTGAGTGCCGCGGTGCGGGCGCGGGCGGTGGTCAGCACTTCGGCGATCCGGGCACGGAGCAGGTCGGTGTGCGCCCGATCCGTCGCCACGAATGCGTTCGTCGCCGTACCTTCGGAGGGCGCCTTCGCACCGCCGGACGGTGCCTTCGCACCACGGCTCGGGTCTGCGCGGCCGGTCGAGCCGAGCCCGGTGGCGGGGGCGTCGGGGGGCGGTGTCGGGCTGTGGGTGGGGGTCGAGGGGTCGATCACGATCGTGCTCTCCCGGTAAGCAGATGTGCGAGCGCCGGGGCAGGCTCGCGGAGGGACGGTCGGCACAGCTCCCCGCCGGAGAATCGGCGGAGATGCACGGCTGGAGGTCGGCGGAGATCACTCGGCGGATACCGGCCGAATCCGGAGGACACAGGATGGCGGGGACGCGTCTCGCCGCGAGACGCCGCAAAGCCCTCGACAGGTCCCACCCGAGAACTCGGGCAGGAGCCGCCGCGGGCTCGCTGGATGTCCGGGGACGAGGCGGCACGCCGGCACATGCGAGCGATCCTCACGACGCCACCCGCACGGGCTCGTCGGCCGGTGTGCGCCCGGCGCGGCAGCGACGCGCGGCGGCGGCGAGATCGGTGGCCGCTTCGGGCGTGCGGGCGTGCGCGGTGGCCAGGTCGAGCAGGGCGGCGGCGGCCGCGCGGATGTCGGGGTCGGCCAGGCCGCAGCGCGCCGCGTGCGACCACTGGCCCGCGGTCGAGCCGGCGAGGCGGGTGGCCTCGGCGACGACCTGCGGAGTGGACAGCAGCGCGTCGAAGAGGTGGATGGGGACGATCCAGTCCTCGCCGGGCTGGGCGTCGAGATAGCGGATCTCGAAGTAGCCCGAGGCGCGGACCGGGGGGAACAGGGTGGTCAGGTGGTAGCAGAGGTCGTCGGTACCGGGGCGGCGACCGACCTCGTCGTCGAGAGCGCCGGACAGCCAGTCGGCGAAGGTGGCGCCGGGCGGCGGTGACCAATCGGGGTAGCCGGGCACGGACCTGTCCGCGGGCCCGTCCGTTCTGCGCAGGCACAACAGCGGCACATCCAGGGCCCAGCGGGGATAGCAGGTGATCGGGTCCGCCCAGTCCTGCACGGGCGGGCGGGTGCGGGTGTTGTCCAGGCGCAACCAGGTGCGCATGCGCTGGGAGGCCCAGGCGCCGGGCGGCGCGCCACGCAGATCCGGTGAGCAGGCGAAGGCCGCCACCAGGGCGGGACCGGCCGCGTAGAGCATCGACCAGCGCGCGGTCACCTCGGCGGCGTCGGCACCCGCGTCGACGCTGACCTGCGTGGCTGCGGTATTGCACATCATGAGCTTGCCGAACGGGCCGACGCCCGCGAAGAACCGTTCCATGGCCCGGTAGCGAGGAGAGCGCAGCAGCCGGTCGGCGTAGCGGTCGGCGTCGGCGGCGCGGGCGACGGGCCTGATGCCCGCGGCGGCGAGGAGTTCGGTGAGCAGGCGGGCATCGGCACGCAGGTTGTCGCACAGATCGGCGGCGGTGGTGAACGGGTCGCTGGACAATTCGATCTGACCGCCGGGTTCGACGGTGACCCGGCTACCACCCGGCAGCGGAAGTGCCGGGGAGCCTGGGACGAGTGAGAGGGGGGCGTGCGGGCCGAGAGCGGCGGCGAGTGCGGACAACCGCGGGCGTGGGACGGGACCGGACGCCGGATGCTCACCCTGCACGGTGAGCCATTCCAGTTCGGCGCCGATCAGGGCGGGTGGCCCGAGTTTGAAGCACACGCCGCCCAGGAAGGCTTCCGCGGCGGCGCGCGAGGACAACGCGCCGGAGGAATCGACCAAGTCGGCCGGACCCTGATGTTCGAGCGTGACCGCCATGCGAGCCTCCCACCGGGTGTGGTTTCGGACAGGGCATTCACCGACAAGATCCAGCGTAGCGATCATCACCGACAAGAAACGACCTGAAAGCGGACATCCGGTCGGGCTAGGGTCGTCGGCATGCTGGACGACATGCGTGTGCGCGCCGACACCCCTGGCCTGCTGGCCGACCCCGACCTGGTCTTTCTCGACAGCGCGGGCTCCTCGTTGCCCCCGCGCGTGGTGCTCGACGCCCAACTCGGGCACCTGCGGCGGGAAGCCGAGGTCGGCGGGTATCGGGCCGCCGCCGAACGCCTCGACGACCTGGCCGCGGTCAAGTCGGCCATCGGTGAGCTCATCGGCGCCGACCCGGCCGATGTCGCGCTCAGCGACAGCGCCACCCGCTCCTGGTCCGACTTCTTCCACTCGGTGCCGCTCCGCCCCGGCGATCGCGTACTCATCAGCGGCTCGGACTACGCCAGCAGTGCGATCGCCGCCCTGCACCGGGCCGCCGAGACCGGCGCGACGGTCGAACAGATTCCCGACGACGACACCGGACAGCTGGATCTGGACGCCCTCGCGGCCATGGTCGACGAGCGAGTCGCCCTGGTCTCGCTGCTGCACGTCCCGACGAACGGCGGACTGGTGAACCCGGCCGCGGAGGCGACCGCGATCGCGCACTCGGTGGGCGCGCTGGTGCTGCTCGACGCCTGTCAGTCGGCCGGGCAACTCCCCCTCGACGTCACCGCGCTCGGCGTGGACGCGCTCTCGGTCACCGGTCGCAAATGGCTGCGCGGTCCCCGCGGTACCGGATTCCTGTACGTGCGACCCGATTCCACCGCCGGGCTCGTCCCGCAACGCCTCGACCTGCACAGCGCGCAGTGGACCGCGCCGGACGCCTACGAACTCGCTCCCGACGCCCGGCGATGGGAATTCTGGGAGTGCGACGTGGCGGCCAGGCTGGGACTCGGCGCGGCCGTGCGCTACCTGCTCGACCTCGGCCCCGACGAGGTCTATACCGCCATCGCCGAGCGCGCCGCCTACCTGCGCGCCGCGCTGGCGGACCTGCGCGGGGTCACCGTGCGCGACAACGGAGTCCGGCATGGCGGCATCGTGTCGTTCACCGTCGACGGGTTCGAGGCCACCGAGGTGCGCGATCGGCTCGCGGCCGAGAACATCACCCTCACCGTCAGTTTCGCCCACTCCACGTTGCTGGACATGACCGCGCGCGGGCTGCCCGCGGTGGTCCGGGCCTCTCCGCACTGCTTCGTGAGCTACCCGGAGCTGGACCGCTTCGTGCGCGCGCTGGCGGCACTGTAGATGTCGCAGCGGGAACTGATCGTGCTCGGCACCGGCAGCCAGGTGCCGACCAAACAGCGCAACCACAACGGATACCTGTTGCGTTGGGGCCGCGAGGGGTTGCTGTTCGATCCGGGTGAGGGCACGCAGCGGCAGATGTCCTTCGCCGGGGTCGCCGTCTCCGATCTCACCCACATCGCGTTGACCCACTTCCACGGCGACCACTGCCTCGGCCTGCCCGGCATCGTGCAGCGCATCAACCTCGACGAGGTCGCGCACCCCGTCGACGCCTACTACCCCGCGTCCGGCCAGCTGTTCTTCGACCGGCTGTGCGCGGCCAGCGCCTTCTACCACTGCATCGACCTGCGACCGCACCCCATCGCCGCACCGGGCCCGCTCGACACCCCCGACGCGACGTTCGAACTGCGCGCGGTGCCGCTCTCGCATCCGGTGGAGGCGTTCGGCTACCGGCTCACCGAACCCACGCGCCGTCGGATGCTCCCCGATCGGTTGCACGACTTCGACATTCGCGGACCACGTATCGCGGAACTGCAGCAGGCGGGCAGCATCGTCGCCGGTGATCGCATCGTGACCCTCGACGAGGTGAGCGAGCCCCGTCCCGGCCAGAGTTTCGCCTTCGTCATGGACACCCGGCTGTGCCCGGGTGTGCTCGAGGCCGCCGCCGGGGTGGATATGCTGGTCATCGAGGCCACCTTCCTCGACGCCGAGGCCCATCTCGCCGAGGAGCACGGTCACCTCACCGCGGGCCAGGCCGCCCGCGTCGCCGCCGAGGCGGGCGTCCGCACCCTCGTCCTCACCCACTTCTCTCAGCGCTACCGCACGCTGGAGGACCACCGTCGCGAGGCCGAAGCGCACTTCTCCGGGGAGATATTCGTCGCCGAGGATCTGCAACGCATCCCCTTCCCCGCACGAGAGTGAGCGGCGGAGCGGCCCCTGGCAGTGAAGAATTCCGCCGAGTCCCTTCGCGACGCCGGAATCTCGTGAAATGCTGGGTGTTATGGCCGTTTTCGTCGAATCGCGCCGTTGCCAGGGGGTGGGCTGTTGAACTTCGATGCCGAACTCAATCCCGCAGAAGTGCAGATCGGGTATTACCTCGCGCAGCCCCCGGACGCCGTGTGGCGGGCGCTGACCGAACCCGACCTGCTCGCCGAGTGGCTCATGCGCCCCATCGGGTTCGCCACCCTCGTCGGCACCCATTTCATCTTCGAGGTCCCCACCGACCCGCCCGGTGAGGTGGCCAGCGAGGTGTTGCTCGCCCGGCCCGGCGAACAACTCACCCTCACCTGGGTCGACCTGCGCTCCGAACGGCCCGCGCGCTGGGTGCTGGACTGGAGCCTGGTCCCGCACGGCCGCGGCACCCGGCTGCTGCTCACCCACGGCGGCTTCGACATCGAGCATCCCCGGCAGAAGATGGCGCGCAACGCCATGGAGCGGGGATGGCGCAGCGCGCTGGGGAAGCTGCGCACCGTGCTGGACCGCACCCAGAACTGAGGTGCTCGACCGGGCGAACGCACTCGGGCGTCCTGCGACCGGTGGGGCGCGTGTGGCCGGAACGGATATCCACGGGCAGCAGGGGGTTAACACGGGCGGGTGTCGCGCGGGATAGTTGGACGAGGCCGGTTCGCGGCGGTGGGCGCGGGGCCGGCAGAAGGAGTCCGACCTTGAGCAAGTTCACCGACGAGATGTACGCGACCGCGCTGAGCTCCCCCTACGGCCTGGTGACCGGGGAGCCGGACGCGCCCGTGCGGCATTCCTGGGGACAGGTCCACGCGGTCGCCCGGCGGATGGCGGGTGCGCTCGCCGAAGCGGGGATCGGGCGGGGCGATGCCGTCGGGGTGCTCGCGGGCATGCCGGTGGACATCGCGCCCGCCTGTCAGGCGGTGTGGATGCGCGGCGGGTCGATCACCATGCTGCACCAGCCGACGCCGCGCACCGATCTGGCCTTGTGGGCACGCGACACCGAGACGGTGCTGCGGATGATCCGGGCCCGGGCAGTGGTGCTCGGCGCGCCGTTCGAGATGGCCGAACCGCTGCTGCGCGAGCGCGGCATCGCGGTGGTGACGCTGGAGCAGTTGCGCGCGGGCTCGGAGGTCGAACCGGTGGACACCGCCGAGGACGATGTCGCGCTGCTGCAGCTGACCTCCGGTTCGACCGGCTCACCGAAGGCGGTGCGCATCACGCACGGCAATTTCTACGTCAATGCCTACGCGATGTTCGACCGGGTGAAGTTCCGCCCCGACAGCGATGTGATGATCAGCTGGCTGCCACTCTTCCACGACATGGGCATGGTGGGCTTCCTCAGCGTGCCCATGCAGATCGGCGCCGAGGTGGTGTGCGTGACGCCGATGGACTTCCTGCGCAGACCGCTGCTGTGGGCCGAGCTGATCGACCGGTACCGCGGTACCGTGACCGCCGCCCCCAATTTCGCGTACTCCCTGCTGGCCCGCCGATTGACGCAGGCCGAACCGGGCTCGATCGATCTGAGCAGCGTGCGCTACATGTGGAACGGCGCCGAGCCCGTGGACGCGGACACCATGAACGCGCTGGCCCGAGCGGGTGCGCCGTTCGGCCTCGACCCGATGGCCCTGACCCCGGTCTACGGGATGGCCGAGACCACGCTGGCGGTCTCCCTCCCGGACCCGGGCAGAGGACAGGTACTCGACGTGGTCGACGCCGATCTGCTCGAGGCGCTCGGCAAGGCCGTGCCGGTCACCGACCACGGTCATCATGGCACGGTGCGGCGCCTGCCCACCCTCGGCTATCTGGTCGATCACCTCGAAGGCCGAGTGGTCGACGCGGATCGCCATCCGCTGCCCACCCGTTCGGTCGGGGTGATCGAACTGCGCGGCCCCGCCGTCACCACCGGCTACATCACCGTCGACGGATTCGTGCCCGCCCAGGACGCCGACGGCTGGCTCGACACCGGCGACATCGGTTACTTCACCGAGGACGGGCTGGTGGTGGTATGCGGGCGGGTCAAGGACGTCATCATCATGGGCGGGCGCAACATCTTCCCCACCGACGTGGAGCGCGCGGCGATGCGGGTGGCCGGAGTGCGAGCGGGCAACGCGGTCGCGGTGCGGCTGGACGCGGGGCAGAAACGGGAGAGTTTCGCGGTGGTCGTCGAGTCCAACGACCACGAGGACGAGGAGGCTGTCCGGCGCATCGAGCGCGAGATCGTGCACGCGGTGTTCAGCGAGGTCGGGGCGCGGCCACGCACGGTCGCGGTGCTCGGTCCGGGGGCGCTGCCCAAGACCTCCTCGGGCAAACTGCGCCGGGCGGCCACCGCCGCACATCTGCGGTGAACCGCGACATAGTTACTCACGCGACGGACTCGCTTGCGGCATATCGTGATCCGACCCGGATCGCCAACCGTGCGGCGTCGCTATTCGTGCGGCATCGCGATCCGGCCTATGGTCGTTCCGACCTGGATCGCGATCCGGCGACATCGGCAGTGCGGCCAGAGTCAGTGCAGTTGGTTCTGCGCGGCTTCCAGACCGAGGCGAAGCAGCAACTCCACGGCGTCGGCGGCCTGTTCGACGATCACCGGCACCTCCTTGCGCTCGGCGGCCGCGAACGGCTTGAGCACGAAATCCGCGGGATCCTGACGGCCGGGCGGACGCCCGATGCCTAACCGGACCCGTAGATAGTCCTTGGTGGTCAGCGCGGCGGAGACCGAACGCAGCCCGTTGTGGCCCCCCTCGCCGCCGCCCCGCTTGAGGCGCACCGCGCCGAAGGGCAGATCGAGCTCGTCGTGGACGACGATCACCTCGGTCGGCGGCACCGAGAAGAACTTCGCCAGCGCGGCGACCGGTCGGCCGGACACATTCATGAACGTGCGCGGTTTGGCGATCAGCACCTGACGCCCGTCCAGGCGCGCCTGGATCAGGTCGGCGCCGGATTTCTTGTGCACGGCGAAACGGCCGCCGACGCGCTCGGCGAGCGCGTCGGCGACCATGAAGCCGACATTGTGCCGGGTGCGTTCGTATTCGCCGCCCGGATTGCCCAGGCCGACCACGAGCGCGGGCCCGGTGGCCGGACCGGTCATCGCTGTGTTGTCCGGTGTCGTCTCGTTTACGCCGAATTACTCGGCGGACTCGCCCTCGGCGGCTTCACCTTCGGCGGCCTCGGCGGCGGGGGCGGCGATCACGTTGACGATCAGCAGCTCGGCGTCGCCGGCCAGGGTCACACCGGCGGGCAGCTCGAGCGAGCCCGCGGTGAACTGGGTGCCCGCCTCGGCGCCCTCGACGGAGACCTCGATGGTCTCGGGCAGGTTCAGCGCCTCGGCCTCGATGGACAGGGTGGTGGCTTCCTGGGTGACCAGGGTGCCGGGGGCGGCATCGCCGGTCACGGTGACGACGACGTCGGCGACGACCTTCTCGCCACGCTGGACGATCAGCAGGTCGGCGTGCTCGATGTAGCGGCGGATCGGGTGCACCACAACGGACTTGGTGAGCGCCAGCTGCTTGGTGCCCTCGATGTCGAGGTTGAGCACCGCGTTCGTGCCGTGCTCACGCAGAATCGCGGCGAACTCCTGGGCGTTCAGCGACAGGTGCTTCGGCTCGGCCTGGTGGCCGTACAGAACGGCGGGCACGTTGCCCGCGCGGCGGGTGCGACGTGCGGCGCCCTTACCGAACTCGGTACGGACGGAGGCTTCGAGGACCTTGACGTCGGACATGACTGGATCTACTCCTACGGCTCTTCCGGGCTGGTCAACAGTTCCCGACAGGGTGGGTGGCGCCCTGCATGGTGGGGTGGTCTACTCGTCGGGGCGAGGACCGAACATGGACGGCCGGAAGCCGCGCCGCGTCGATCACGGTGTCGCACACATGCGTCACACGTCTGGAGGACACCCTCGCCGAGACAACCCGAACACCATACCTCGAGCGCGGCATCCGCCTTGAATCGGCTGGTACGCGAGATGCCTGACGGCGGTGGACGCACGCGGCAACGCCCCGACGGCCGCGCGGGCGGAGCGCGCGATTAGGCTGGCTCGGTTGTCCGCCCTGTCTTGTCCCCTCACCGATCCGCGCGAAAGGCTCCCCATCGTGACCGCCCCCGAAGACGTCGCCGCGCCCACCCCCCGCGGGCTGCCCGCCGAAGTCGCCCGGCGCCGCACCTTCGCGGTCATCTCGCACCCCGACGCGGGCAAGTCGACGCTCACCGAGGCGCTGGCCCTGCACGCCAAGATGATCTCCGAGGCGGGCGCCATCCACGGCAAGGCGGGTCGCAAGTCGACCGTCTCGGACTGGATGGAGATGGAGAAGGCGCGCGGCATCTCGGTCAGCTCCACCGCGCTGCAGTTCAACTACCGCGCCGCGGGCAGCGATGTCGACAGCGTCGTCAACCTGGTCGACACGCCCGGTCACTCCGACTTCTCCGAGGACACCTACCGGGTGCTGACCGCGGTCGACGCGGCGGTCATGCTCATCGACGCGGCCAAGGGCCTGGAACCGCAGACCCTCAAGCTCTTCCAGGTCTGCCGTCATCGCGGCATCCCGGTCATCACCGTCATCAACAAGTGGGACCGCCCCGGCCGCGCGCCGCTGGAACTGCTCGACGAGATCGAGGAGCGCATCGGCCTCACCCCGACCCCACTGTTCCTGCCGGTCGGTATCGCGGGTGACTTCCGCGGTCTGCTGCGGCGCGGCCCCGAGGGCGCGGCGACCGAATACATCCACTTCACCCGGACCGCGGGCGGGGCGACCATCGCCCCGGAGGAGTCGCTGACCCCCGAGCAGGCGCAGGCGCGCGAGGGCGAGGCATGGGCCACCGCGGCCGAGGAGAGCGAACTTCTCGCGGCCACCGGGCAGGACCACGACCAAGAGATGTTCCTGGCCGGACAGACCTCCCCGGTCATCTACGCCTCGGCCATGCTCAACTTCGGCGTACGGCAACTGCTGGAGACGCTGGTGGCGCTGGCCCCGGCGCCGGGTCCGCGCCTCGACATCGCCGGAGTGCCGCGTCAGACCACCGATCCGTTCAGCGCGGTCGTGTTCAAGGTGCAGGCGGGCATGGACACCGCGCACCGCGACCGCCTGGCCTTCATGCGCATCGTCTCCGGCGAGTTCGAGCGCGGCATGGTCGTCACGCACGCGCAAACCGGGCGGCCGTTCGCCACCAAGTACGCGCTGACCGTGTTCGGCCGGGAACGCTCGACGGTCGACACCGCCTACCCCGGCGACGTGGTAGGCCTGGTGAACGCGACAGCGCTGGCCCCGGGCCACACGCTGTTCGTGGACAAGAAGGTGGAGTTCCCGCCGATCCCCTCGTTCGCGCCGGAACACTTCGCGGTGCTGCGCGCGCAGAGCGCGGGCAAGTACAAGCAGTTCCGCAAGGCCATCGACCAGCTCGATTCCGAGGGGGTCGTCCAGGTGCTGCGCAACGATGTGCGCGGCGACGCCTCGCCGGTGCTGGCGGCGGTGGGTCCGATGCAGTTCGAGGTCGTGACCGCGCGCATGCTCGCGGAGTTCAATGTCGAGACCACGATGGAGCATCTGGGCTACTCGCTGGCGCGGCGCACCGACGCCGAATCCGCCGACGAACTGGGCCGCCAGCGCGGGGTGGAGGTCTTCACCCGCACCGACGGCGTGATCCTGGCGCTGTTCAGCGACAAGTGGCGGTTGCAGTACATCGAGAAGGAGCACCCGAAGCTCACCCTGGAGCCGCTGGTCGCCGCCGCCGACAACTGATCGGCGGACTCCCGGCCGCCCGAACCCGGCCCCGGGCTCAGGCGGTGTCGGATTCGCGGTAACCCGAGGTGGCGCGCGGATCGCGCTGGATCGAGGTCACTCCGTCCTCGTGCGCGATGATGCCCCAGCGGACCGAGGTCACCCGCAGGCTCGGCAGATCGCTGAGCGAGAGCACCACCTCGTAGGTGCGCTCGTAGCCGGTGTGGCTGATGCGCCACTTCCCGTCGTCGCAGCGGACGTAGCGATCGGTGTAGTAGGCCGCGCCGCGCATCAGCAGGTTGTGTTCCGGGATGAGCACGGTGTCGGCGAGCAGCCAGGTGCCGGTCGCGGTGCCGCCGGTGATGTCGATCTCGGGGTGGTCGCAGCGATGCTCGGTGATGACGCGTGGTCCGAGGGTGTTGCGCAGGAAAGCCACGAACGCCTCGCGCGACTCGAATTGCAGGTATTCGCTGTAGGTGGCGGTGGCCTCGGGGATCATGGTGTCGGCCAGGTCTTCCCACGACTTGGTGTCGAGGCTGCGCAGGTAGCGGTACTTGAGCCGGGTGATGGCCGCGATCTCGGCGAAGGTGGCCAGATCGGTGGCGGCGGCGGCCTCGCGGGAGGCGGCGGTCTCGGAGAAGGCGACATCCTCGGGAGACAGACCATCCTCGGAAGACAGACCATCCTCAGGGGACACGCCGTCCTCGAAAGAAGGGTCCGGCCGGCCGGAGTCCGTCCCGGCGGCGTCGGTCTCCGCGGCGTCGGCCCCGCCGAGGGTGGTGTCGGAAAACGATGCGGCGACCTCCGCCGCATCGGGTGGCCCGGTCGACCGATCGGAGCGCTCGCCGCGGGCGAAGATGTCCGCGACCTCGCCCGGGTCCCGGTCGTGCTCGCCGTTGCGCTCCATACCATTCACCATCCCATCGTCGGGACGCGGTACCGAGAGCCTTGCCCAGATCTGTATCAGATCGCGACCCGCGCCGGGCCACGGCCACCGCGCCGACCGCAGCCGCGATCAGTGGGTCACGATCGGAGGATCACAGACCGAGCGAGAAACAGGTGCGGCAGAAATCCTCGCCGAACTCGGTGAGCCGGATACTCTTGCGCACGATCTTCGGCGCGCGGCCTGCCTTCTTCAACGCTTCTTCGACGATCGGCTGCACCTCGAGCACCATGTACCGGCTGAGCACCACCGGATCGTCGGAGGTGCGGGTGAGCCCGAGCCGGTTGAGGTT from Nocardia higoensis includes the following:
- a CDS encoding SRPBCC family protein, yielding MNFDAELNPAEVQIGYYLAQPPDAVWRALTEPDLLAEWLMRPIGFATLVGTHFIFEVPTDPPGEVASEVLLARPGEQLTLTWVDLRSERPARWVLDWSLVPHGRGTRLLLTHGGFDIEHPRQKMARNAMERGWRSALGKLRTVLDRTQN
- a CDS encoding aminotransferase class V-fold PLP-dependent enzyme, producing MLDDMRVRADTPGLLADPDLVFLDSAGSSLPPRVVLDAQLGHLRREAEVGGYRAAAERLDDLAAVKSAIGELIGADPADVALSDSATRSWSDFFHSVPLRPGDRVLISGSDYASSAIAALHRAAETGATVEQIPDDDTGQLDLDALAAMVDERVALVSLLHVPTNGGLVNPAAEATAIAHSVGALVLLDACQSAGQLPLDVTALGVDALSVTGRKWLRGPRGTGFLYVRPDSTAGLVPQRLDLHSAQWTAPDAYELAPDARRWEFWECDVAARLGLGAAVRYLLDLGPDEVYTAIAERAAYLRAALADLRGVTVRDNGVRHGGIVSFTVDGFEATEVRDRLAAENITLTVSFAHSTLLDMTARGLPAVVRASPHCFVSYPELDRFVRALAAL
- a CDS encoding fatty acyl-AMP ligase, which codes for MSKFTDEMYATALSSPYGLVTGEPDAPVRHSWGQVHAVARRMAGALAEAGIGRGDAVGVLAGMPVDIAPACQAVWMRGGSITMLHQPTPRTDLALWARDTETVLRMIRARAVVLGAPFEMAEPLLRERGIAVVTLEQLRAGSEVEPVDTAEDDVALLQLTSGSTGSPKAVRITHGNFYVNAYAMFDRVKFRPDSDVMISWLPLFHDMGMVGFLSVPMQIGAEVVCVTPMDFLRRPLLWAELIDRYRGTVTAAPNFAYSLLARRLTQAEPGSIDLSSVRYMWNGAEPVDADTMNALARAGAPFGLDPMALTPVYGMAETTLAVSLPDPGRGQVLDVVDADLLEALGKAVPVTDHGHHGTVRRLPTLGYLVDHLEGRVVDADRHPLPTRSVGVIELRGPAVTTGYITVDGFVPAQDADGWLDTGDIGYFTEDGLVVVCGRVKDVIIMGGRNIFPTDVERAAMRVAGVRAGNAVAVRLDAGQKRESFAVVVESNDHEDEEAVRRIEREIVHAVFSEVGARPRTVAVLGPGALPKTSSGKLRRAATAAHLR
- a CDS encoding 50S ribosomal protein L25/general stress protein Ctc → MSDVKVLEASVRTEFGKGAARRTRRAGNVPAVLYGHQAEPKHLSLNAQEFAAILREHGTNAVLNLDIEGTKQLALTKSVVVHPIRRYIEHADLLIVQRGEKVVADVVVTVTGDAAPGTLVTQEATTLSIEAEALNLPETIEVSVEGAEAGTQFTAGSLELPAGVTLAGDAELLIVNVIAAPAAEAAEGEAAEGESAE
- the pth gene encoding aminoacyl-tRNA hydrolase, with translation MTGPATGPALVVGLGNPGGEYERTRHNVGFMVADALAERVGGRFAVHKKSGADLIQARLDGRQVLIAKPRTFMNVSGRPVAALAKFFSVPPTEVIVVHDELDLPFGAVRLKRGGGEGGHNGLRSVSAALTTKDYLRVRLGIGRPPGRQDPADFVLKPFAAAERKEVPVIVEQAADAVELLLRLGLEAAQNQLH
- the egtB gene encoding ergothioneine biosynthesis protein EgtB, whose protein sequence is MATDRAHTDLLRARIAEVLTTARARTAALTDAVDESDLIAQHSPLMSPLVWDLAHIGNQEELWLVRDVGGRAAVRADIDELYDAFKHARANRPALPLLDPAQARGYVGTVRDKVWDVLDHSPLRGGPLIEGGFAFGMIAQHEQQHDETMLATHQLRAGEPVLAAPPAPAARAEVAGEVIVPGGEFVMGTSADPWALDNERPAHPVHVPAFVIDAAPVTNEQYLAFVDDGGYRRPELWSERGWAHRTNACLTAPQFWERDSDGRWWRRVFGAITPLRPRQPVVHVCWFEAEAFARWAGKRLPTEAEWEKAARFDPATGTSRRYPWGEADPDESKANLGQRHLEPAEVGAYPAGASPTGAHQMVGDVWEWTSSGFDPYPGFRAFPYREYSEVFFGGDYRVLRGGSFGTDQVACRGTFRNWDHPIRRQIFAGFRLARDLRAEER
- a CDS encoding ribonuclease Z — its product is MSQRELIVLGTGSQVPTKQRNHNGYLLRWGREGLLFDPGEGTQRQMSFAGVAVSDLTHIALTHFHGDHCLGLPGIVQRINLDEVAHPVDAYYPASGQLFFDRLCAASAFYHCIDLRPHPIAAPGPLDTPDATFELRAVPLSHPVEAFGYRLTEPTRRRMLPDRLHDFDIRGPRIAELQQAGSIVAGDRIVTLDEVSEPRPGQSFAFVMDTRLCPGVLEAAAGVDMLVIEATFLDAEAHLAEEHGHLTAGQAARVAAEAGVRTLVLTHFSQRYRTLEDHRREAEAHFSGEIFVAEDLQRIPFPARE
- the egtA gene encoding ergothioneine biosynthesis glutamate--cysteine ligase EgtA, with translation MAVTLEHQGPADLVDSSGALSSRAAAEAFLGGVCFKLGPPALIGAELEWLTVQGEHPASGPVPRPRLSALAAALGPHAPLSLVPGSPALPLPGGSRVTVEPGGQIELSSDPFTTAADLCDNLRADARLLTELLAAAGIRPVARAADADRYADRLLRSPRYRAMERFFAGVGPFGKLMMCNTAATQVSVDAGADAAEVTARWSMLYAAGPALVAAFACSPDLRGAPPGAWASQRMRTWLRLDNTRTRPPVQDWADPITCYPRWALDVPLLCLRRTDGPADRSVPGYPDWSPPPGATFADWLSGALDDEVGRRPGTDDLCYHLTTLFPPVRASGYFEIRYLDAQPGEDWIVPIHLFDALLSTPQVVAEATRLAGSTAGQWSHAARCGLADPDIRAAAAALLDLATAHARTPEAATDLAAAARRCRAGRTPADEPVRVAS